The following is a genomic window from Gemmatimonadota bacterium.
TATCACATTTGGTGCGCTGGTCGTCGAAGCCATTCGCAAAACAACAGACCTGGTACTGGATGTGCATCTCATGATCTCTGAACCCGGTAAATATCTGCAAGATTTTGCCGATGCAGGCACAGATATTTTGACCGTTCATGTCGAAATCGAAGAAGATGTACCCGCACTGTTGGACCTCATCAGAAAAGCCAATATGAAAGCCGGTGCTACCCTGCGCCCTGGCACGGAGATCGAGGCGTTATTCCCGCTGCTACCCCAATTGGACCTCGCACTCATTATGTCGGTCGAACCGGGCTTTGGTGGCCAATCATTTATGCCAGCGTCTCTCGATCGGGTGCAGGCATTAAAAACCGAAATCGCACGGCAGGGATTGAACGTCGAAATAGAAATTGACGGTGGCATTGGCGTGGAAAACGCACGTCAGGTGGTCGAAGCCGGCGTACAGGTACTCGTAGCGGGTTCGGCAGTATTTCGCGACGGGGCCATTGCAAAAAACGTACAGGCCATTCGCCAGGCGGCAATGGGATAGGGATTTTCGTCAGCTTATTTCTTGCATAAAATCGGCGAATCTTCTATATTTCTCCGTCTTACCCCGTCATTTTTATAGGTCCTTTTATGTTTGAAATATTGACAGATCGCCTCAATGGCGTATTTAAGCAACTTCGCAGCCGCGGTCGATTGACCGAATCGAACATCGACGACGCCATGCGAGAAGTGCGCCGGGCATTGCTCGAGGCAGATGTCAACTACAAGGTCGCCCGCTCGTTTATCGCGCGGGTCAAAGAACGCGCAATAGGGCGGGAAGT
Proteins encoded in this region:
- the rpe gene encoding ribulose-phosphate 3-epimerase produces the protein MVKIAPSFLSADFRTLENQVRLVEEAGAEYIHLDIMDGHFVPNITFGALVVEAIRKTTDLVLDVHLMISEPGKYLQDFADAGTDILTVHVEIEEDVPALLDLIRKANMKAGATLRPGTEIEALFPLLPQLDLALIMSVEPGFGGQSFMPASLDRVQALKTEIARQGLNVEIEIDGGIGVENARQVVEAGVQVLVAGSAVFRDGAIAKNVQAIRQAAMG